A stretch of DNA from Peromyscus maniculatus bairdii isolate BWxNUB_F1_BW_parent chromosome 7, HU_Pman_BW_mat_3.1, whole genome shotgun sequence:
CACCCCCAAGAGATTAGTGTTTCTAGGCAAAATCATCAAACCATTTGTAAAGTCGCAGAGGAAAATCAtgtgatggagctggagagaaggctcagtggttaagagcactggctgctcttgcacaggatcTTGGTTTAGTTCCCACTACCCACATggcatccataactccagttccaggggatctggtgccttcttctggccttcatgggcaccaggcacatatgcagtacacttacatacatgcaggtgaaacacacatacacataaaaaaattaaacaaagaaaaccataTGGACATTGTGTGTCTCCTAATAATAGAATACAGCACTTGTGTGGCTGACAGAGGGCCGGGACCTGGGTCCCACTGTGGACTtgcaggaaagagagaagaataaGAATATGTTCAGTTCTCAGAGTCTAGACTGCAGGAGACTCCACAGGAGACTCCCAAACAAGCCAGGGTCTTCTACACAGGAAGTGTGGATGACAGAGGAGGAAGTGCAGTCTTAAGCATCTTTCAAGATACATTAAGTGTAAAACAGCCCGTCCAGACTCGGGTGCAGCCTGCAGGGAAGCATGtttggggacagggacagggactacaggaaacacaagTAATTAATTATATGGAAGTAAGCTTAATGAGCACAGCCTGCAGTTGTACCATGGAAGGTACGTGGAGGGCCTCCTGAACCATCGGCAGAGTCCTGTGTCTTGACCTGGATTGTAGATACATGCATAGTCACTTTACATGGATTACCAAAGTTGTATTTCTGTGGTTTTGTGTATGGTCTTATTTTACCCCCAGAGGTTAAAAAGGAAATTATCAAACTGTTAGGATGTTATGTTGTCTGGGACTGAGGTAGACTTTTTATTTAATAtcctttcatttaatattttttattttatgtgtatgagagttttgtcttcgtgtgtgtgtgtgtgtgtgtgtgtgtgtgtgtgtgtgtgcaccttgaGAGTGcgtggtgcccacagaggtcagaagagagacgGGATCCCCCGGATCTGGGGTTATGAGTAGTTGTGAGCcaaaatgtgggtgctgggaatgaaatccaggtcttctgtaagagcagccattgctccgGCCGGCCccctttttatttaatattgataAGATCTAGAATGCCTTCAAAGTCTCTCCCATGACAGTGCTACCCACCGAGCTTTTGGTGAATAACTCAGGGATCAGATGTCTTAGGGAGCCACTCTGgacttgcacacacacagcccacacagCCCTCAGGCCTACACAGAGGCATCTGCGCGAGCCactgctggggggcgggggtgccAGGAGCGGGATTGCTTGAGCCCAAGGCCTGGATGGGCAGCTTCTGCAGGGGTGACCCGGGCGGCTTCCTGGCCCTCCTGGTCTGGCTTCAGCTTCTTCAGCCTCTGTTTAGTGAGACCTTGGCTGGGGACAGGGGTCCCGGGTGGTACCCGTGGCAGAGGTGTGGCTGCATGGAGCTTGGCTTGGGGTGGCCATGGTGATGGTGTTGGCGTTGGTGGCAGGCCGTGCTGGTGCTGTTGGGGTTGTCAGGCTCGCAGCAAGCAGCCGCGCAGGCGCAGGCACGCCTCGGCCTGAGCCTTTCCTGTTGGTCTCTTCCTTAGGTGGTACTTACAGACCCAGGGGGGATTCCAGAGTGATGCCCACAAGTCCAGCAGCCCCGGCACACCGGAACCGCATGAAACCCCTGAGTATTTCAGATCCTTCGGTAGTTCCGGTGTCTCCAGACCCTGTTGGGACTCCAGGATCGGGGACTCCTTCACCGACCACACCCAAAGATGTCTTGGAATCCAGTAGCAGCTCTCCAGCAGGACCGTTTTTTCCAGGTACTGCCACTGGTGACTGGTGCCAGGGCTCTACAGGCCTGTCtgagaggtcaaagggcaacccAGTCTGCCTGGGGAGGCAGGGTCAGCTCCTGCccttggagggctggagagatagtccCTTCCTGAGGATGACCTCGACTGTGTGTGGGATGGGATGGAGGTGTGAAGTAATGGCTTCCCTTTTAATCCCGCTTTAGAACCATGTGGCCGTAGAATTATGGAGTTAAATCATGGGAGGCCATCGGTAGTAAGGAAGTGGCCTTGGCAGGTGAGCCTGCAGAGCAGAAATGAACACGTGTGTGGCGGCTCCCTCATCAGCCATCAATGGGTGCTCACTGCGGCCCACTGCATATATGCGTGAGTGTTGAGGGACCTGGTTTGGGGCCCCTGATCCAGCTGTGTCCTGTCCCcatctcttaaaattattttagctggtagtggtggcacatgcctttaatcccagcactcaggaggcagaggcaggtggatctctgtgagtttgaggccatcctggtctacaaagtgagttccaggatagccagggctacaaagagaaaccaacacacacacacacacacacacacacacacacacacacacacacacagagagagagagagagagagagagagagagagagagagagagagatattttttaaagatttatttattatgtatatagaagagggtgccagatttcattacagatggttgcgagccaccatgtgggtgttgggaattgaactcaggacgtctggaagagcagtcagtgctcaagagagagagatttttttccttctcatctgTAAAAGGAGTGACAGTCCAGGACTCTTCTTATTCAGTCTCAGGTGACACCCTGAACATCTTCATTTTTAATAGCTTTCCAGGTGATACTGGTCTAAGAAGCACACTTGGAGCATTGCTGGGCAGGCAAGGGTGGTCAGGGGTCCTGGAGAAGGGGACGtggtttggagggaggaggagggttgaTGCTTGGCATCCACACAAGGCTGGGCTGAGAAGCAAGTGCCGTGTATAGAGGGGGTGTGTAAGCCCTTAAGGACCTCTGCAAGGGTCATGAGCTTTCCTTGCAGCCAGGAGGAGTACACGGTGATGCTGGGAGACAACGTGTTGAATTCTGAGTCTGAAAATGCAACACTGGTCCCAGTCCAAGACATCGTCTATCCTTCCAATTTTGACTCTCAAACCATGAAGAGCGACATTGCCCTTGCTCTGCTGGCCACCCCTGTGAATTACTCCTCACTTATCCAGCCTGTGTGCCTCCCTGGGAAGCCCTTCCAGGTGAAGAACGGGACGCTGTGCTGGGTGACTGGCTGGGGCCACCAGAGGGAAAATGGTGAGCCTGGCAGGCGGGATGCAGATGGGACCGCCTGGTGCTCCAGGGTTGGtcggtaggggtgggggtgggcgggtTCCTAGCTGgcggcaggggaggagggaggagaatgcaCTGCCAGCGAGGAACTGCCACTGGGTTAGCGTTTTTTAGTTTTGTGTCAGGGCCTGGGTGCTTGGGTGACAGGTGTGATGGTTTCTGTCCAGGTTAGATTTGGCTGGGGTCATGTGATACTGACCAGTTCGAGCTGTTCTTCCCCCGAAGGGTTGAGCTTCCCCTCCTTCCTGGGCTGAGCAGAGCACAGGACCTTTGACCCTCTTACCACAAAGACTCTGGCAGACGTTTGGTTGTCATTTTCTAGCTGGCAAGACTTTTCTTGTCTGTTTCCTATGGGACAGGTGTCCAGTGTATggtctgtctatttatttatttatttatttatttatttatttatttatttatttatttatttattgtttttcgagacaggtttctctgtgtagctttggagcctgtcctggaactcactttgtagaccaggctagcctcaaactcacagagatccacctgcctctgcctcccaagtgctgggattaaaggcgtgcgccaccaccatcccgGCTGGCCTGTCCGTTTTAAGGGATCAACTGTATGTTCACATACCCTGTGGCACCGAGCGGATGCTGGTAGCTCCTGCCACTTCCTGGTACAGATCCCAAATTGTCTTTCTGTAGATCCAGTGTTCACCTCAGTTCCTCTTCAGGAGGTTCAGCAAAACATTCTTCTCCAGAAGCATTGTAATCGGCTGTTCCAGAGACAGTTGAAGACATCTGAAAACCTAGTGATGGAAGGGATGATCTGCGGCCGGCATGAGTCAGGACAGAGTCCCTGTTGGGTCAGTTTATGGGCCCCTTAAAGCCTGTATGTTTTGGTCATCACCTCAAAGGCTTGAGTTCCCTGCTATCACCGCCtccttttttagacagggtttcactgtgtagctctggaacttgttatgtagaccaggctggcctcaaactgacagagatcctcctgcctctgcctcctgccactaGGCTAGAAGGTGTGAGCCACAGTGGCATGCTGCTTCATCTTGTACAGACCCCTTCGTTAAGGTTTATGGAGTGAGTCCTCACGTTTTCCATGAGTTGGCCTGGCCTGGTCCTTCTAAAAGTTTTAGTCTTTGCTACCTAGTGACTTTGCTAAAGCATTTAAATCTGAGGGTGATAATGCAGTGTTTTGCACTGAGTTTTATGTGGCATTCAACCATGCCAACGTGGGCATTTGACCTATATTTTCTAGCCTAGtgtcaggaggccgaggcaggaggatctctgtcagttttgaggccaacctggtctacataacaagttccagagctacacagtgaaaccctgtctaaaaaaggaggcggtggccgggcggtggtggcgcacgcctttaatcccagcactcgggaggcagagccaggaggatctctgtgagttcgaggccagcctggactaccaagtgagttccaggaaaggcgcaaaactacacagagaaaccctgtctcaaaaaaccaaaaaaaaaaaaaaaaaaaaaaaaaaaaggaggcggTGATAGCAGGTAACTCAATGCAAGTTAACCCTTGCAACACAGACATTATAAATCTCTGGAAGGCAAAATCCAAGGAGATAAATTGAAGCTCTTTCTGTGAGTATGTCTAGGATTCCCAGGTTCATTTCTTCCCTCTGCATAAGGCTGCACTCTTGAGAAGGGGTTTTGGGCTGTTAGTGGATGCACATTTGAATTTCTTGGAAAGG
This window harbors:
- the LOC102906076 gene encoding serine protease 43-like isoform X2 is translated as MGSFCRGDPGGFLALLVWLQLLQPLFSGTYRPRGDSRVMPTSPAAPAHRNRMKPLSISDPSVVPVSPDPVGTPGSGTPSPTTPKDVLESSSSSPAGPFFPEPCGRRIMELNHGRPSVVRKWPWQVSLQSRNEHVCGGSLISHQWVLTAAHCIYAQEEYTVMLGDNVLNSESENATLVPVQDIVYPSNFDSQTMKSDIALALLATPVNYSSLIQPVCLPGKPFQVKNGTLCWVTGWGHQRENDPVFTSVPLQEVQQNILLQKHCNRLFQRQLKTSENLVMEGMICGRHESGQSPCWGDSGSPLVCESDNTWIQVGIVSWGINCGQVSVPSVYTDIAEYDEWLKYILSRTSCVDSPGVLVLSLSLVPQLAILVTL
- the LOC102906076 gene encoding serine protease 43-like isoform X1, which encodes MVMVLALVAGRAGAVGVVRLAASSRAGAGTPRPEPFLLVSSLGGTYRPRGDSRVMPTSPAAPAHRNRMKPLSISDPSVVPVSPDPVGTPGSGTPSPTTPKDVLESSSSSPAGPFFPEPCGRRIMELNHGRPSVVRKWPWQVSLQSRNEHVCGGSLISHQWVLTAAHCIYAQEEYTVMLGDNVLNSESENATLVPVQDIVYPSNFDSQTMKSDIALALLATPVNYSSLIQPVCLPGKPFQVKNGTLCWVTGWGHQRENDPVFTSVPLQEVQQNILLQKHCNRLFQRQLKTSENLVMEGMICGRHESGQSPCWGDSGSPLVCESDNTWIQVGIVSWGINCGQVSVPSVYTDIAEYDEWLKYILSRTSCVDSPGVLVLSLSLVPQLAILVTL
- the LOC102906076 gene encoding serine protease 43-like isoform X3; the protein is MPTSPAAPAHRNRMKPLSISDPSVVPVSPDPVGTPGSGTPSPTTPKDVLESSSSSPAGPFFPEPCGRRIMELNHGRPSVVRKWPWQVSLQSRNEHVCGGSLISHQWVLTAAHCIYAQEEYTVMLGDNVLNSESENATLVPVQDIVYPSNFDSQTMKSDIALALLATPVNYSSLIQPVCLPGKPFQVKNGTLCWVTGWGHQRENDPVFTSVPLQEVQQNILLQKHCNRLFQRQLKTSENLVMEGMICGRHESGQSPCWGDSGSPLVCESDNTWIQVGIVSWGINCGQVSVPSVYTDIAEYDEWLKYILSRTSCVDSPGVLVLSLSLVPQLAILVTL